Within Saccharomycodes ludwigii strain NBRC 1722 chromosome IV, whole genome shotgun sequence, the genomic segment GGTTCAATAATTGTCATATTTTGCTTTTCAGGAATCGTAGGCTCAGTTGGATCAGTGCCAACAATTTCTTTACTCATCACGATCTATTCTATCTTTcctataatttttttttttttttttttttttgtaactATGTATTAACAGCAATGACCGCTATTAACATTCATTAAagtttcaaattttttgccacaagaaatatttttttttggttttaaaaaaaagacaaaagaaaaatcatAAAATAACAGATACAAGTAGATTTAATATCATTGACTAGAAATATACGGCTATTTCTTAGCACAGAAATTTGAACGAATAAATTTACTTttctcccttttttttctcatttttaCTGGCTGTATCACACCTTTCTTACCAATCATCCGCTATTTCTTCATCAcgtgataataacaaaaaaaataaactgtTGTCctaaaacaaaatcaaacatacatattatcattaacgACTATAAAAGTTTCTCCCCACATCCCCCTCTAAATATATTACATAAGTAAATATACATCAAGCTTGTAATGCTGCTTTAATGGCcttattaaaaacagtTTTTAATTCCTCTCTATTTTCCATGCCAATACTTATCCTTATTAACGTTTTATCCAAACCATGTTCAGCAGCTTCTTccaaatcaaaataatggGCTAAAAGAGTATATGGACAAGACAGGGTAAAATTTGTACCCAAAGAAGGCCCCTTGCAAACTTTCAAATTATCATAAAAGGCTTTGGCCTTTTCCAGATCGTAAAATGTTACTGAGCATAGAGTACCATATCCTCCATCAACTGGATTTTTGATGGcagtataattttttaaagtttcattatcatcatcgtctTTCGTGGTTATATAATTAACACCCTTAAAAAGTTTCCCCTTATATGGCATTAATACCTCATTAACACACCATTCGGCATTTGCATTGGTTTGATGCACTCTGTCGACATAATCCTCAGAATTTTTAGCCAATACAATTGCATCTTCCTCCCACAACAAATCTTCATAATATTTAGGGAAATACTCATTAACCGCAAAATCATACAAAGCTTTCTTCTGGGTTGTAGTATTATCACCAACCCCtggatttaaaattaatgaacCAGCCAATAAATTTGAGGCACCACTAAATAATTTGGTCAAGGAAGAAACTACAATATCGGCGTAGGgtaaaacatttaaattCACGAAACCGGAAACGGTATTATCTACAACAAGATAAAATCCATATTTGATTGACAACTCGTGCAATTTAATCAAATCCGCCATTTTTACCAATGGATTCGATGGtgtttccaaaaaaacAGCCAAGACGGGATCATTCTCTTGTTtagatttaattaaaatttcattttctagATAGGTTAAAGCAGTAGAACTTTTATCATATggcaaaaaataattattactaAATCTTTCTAATAGAGTTATAGTATCACTAAAACCAACACCAAACAtaacagttttttttttgccaatAAAGCTTGTACTACCTTCATTATCAAAActtaaaatcaattttagTGCTGAAAAAATGGAGGCCATACCGCTAGAATATAAGgaaatatctttatttgcATCTAATTTTGCATTGCTACAATCGGTGCCACAT encodes:
- a CDS encoding uncharacterized protein (similar to Saccharomyces cerevisiae YJR130C | STR2 | Sulfur Transfer (paralog of YML082W | putative protein with carbon-sulfur lyase activity)) gives rise to the protein MFKVATRVGESVPPDTQHAVSVSLPTWESNIGYRELNPVVMEKFVCGYPRVFVPLVNQDFCNKVLDKYSKPSSSENGEAIEEKCLIFPSLQVAKICVDFVTKLSNNLAKVRIVKVSGIGKKSTPQVYAVIVDAENYPHLKEYYQIAGEGISSRLGNYLLNGDDGCDPDELALAGSNAKSVVKRRISDEITDTMNKCGTDCSNAKLDANKDISLYSSGMASIFSALKLILSFDNEGSTSFIGKKKTVMFGVGFSDTITLLERFSNNYFLPYDKSSTALTYLENEILIKSKQENDPVLAVFLETPSNPLVKMADLIKLHELSIKYGFYLVVDNTVSGFVNLNVLPYADIVVSSLTKLFSGASNLLAGSLILNPGVGDNTTTQKKALYDFAVNEYFPKYYEDLLWEEDAIVLAKNSEDYVDRVHQTNANAEWCVNEVLMPYKGKLFKGVNYITTKDDDDNETLKNYTAIKNPVDGGYGTLCSVTFYDLEKAKAFYDNLKVCKGPSLGTNFTLSCPYTLLAHYFDLEEAAEHGLDKTLIRISIGMENREELKTVFNKAIKAALQA